In Stigmatopora nigra isolate UIUO_SnigA chromosome 18, RoL_Snig_1.1, whole genome shotgun sequence, one genomic interval encodes:
- the adoa gene encoding 2-aminoethanethiol (cysteamine) dioxygenase a, with protein MSRNNKNPLIQKIAKQAFMTFKGLKCLESGDSKLFAEKQAKLISLVSALRTNDLKIAPRKNKPTSRTSDHETPPVTYMHICETDVFSMGIFLLRTGASIPLHDHPDMNGMLKVLYGKVNVSCFDKLESGRTVTAALPHFETPLDPFQHASVRCSMLRSVTEYSENSGPCLLTPLRDNLHQIDAVDGPAAFLDILAPPYDPDDGRDCHYYKVLKTVSDPGIAVMDNQELQEEESGKEKYMWLLEIPQPEDFSCGGEPYPGPAVSM; from the exons ATGTCGCGAAATAACAAGAATCCTCTCATCCAGAAAATAGCAAAGCAAgcttttatgacttttaaagGTTTGAAATGCTTGGAAAGCGGAGACAGTAAACTATTTGCAGAGAAACAGGCCAAACTAATCTCTTTAGTTTCCGCGCTCCGAACTAATGATCTTAAGATCGCGCCCCGGAAAAACAAACCGACCTCCCGGACATCGGATCATGAAACTCCCCCTGTCACCTACATGCACATCTGTGAGACAGATGTGTTCAGCATGGGGATATTCCTGCTCAGAACCGGAGCCTCCATACCTCTCCACGACCATCCGGATATGAACGGGATGCTGAAG GTTCTCTATGGCAAGGTGAATGTCAGTTGCTTCGACAAGCTAGAAAGTGGTCGGACTGTCACTGCTGCCCTTCCTCACTTTGAAACTCCACTGGATCCATTCCAACATGCTTCTGTGCGATGTTCCATGCTCCGGTCAGTTACTGAGTACTCGGAGAACAGTGGACCGTGCCTCCTTACACCGCTACGGGATAATCTGCACCAAATTGATGCTGTAGACGGGCCTGCTGCTTTCCTTGATATCCTTGCACCACCATATGATCCAGATGATGGAAGGGACTGTCATTATTATAAAGTTCTGAAAACTGTGTCAGACCCCGGTATAGCTGTGATGGACAACCAGGAGTTGCAGGAAGAGGAGAGTGGGAAAGAGAAATACATGTGGCTTTTAGAAATTCCTCAGCCAGAGGACTTCTCTTGTGGAGGAGAGCCTTACCCAGGTCCTGCAGTTTCAATGTGA